The Camelina sativa cultivar DH55 chromosome 16, Cs, whole genome shotgun sequence sequence aacgttatttagttcaatataacatgtaaaatataaatattacatgctattttaaaaaatcacactaaatctatctaatactaaaacaaaaaagagtgaTTCTATCTTTTTACTCCCAAAAAAACGTGGGTcctataaatattttcttattaaaaaatgtcGTTGTGGTATTTCTCtcaaataagttttaaatttgtggtATTCTCTTAATTAATCCTATGTTTTTTTCCCGTTTGACGTTCGAATTAATTGAAAACCACAAATGCTTCGAGTTGCatgaaataatgaaaataatatgtttGGTATGTTTCGAAACGCAAGAAACCAAATTAGCCATAATAGTAATGAAAGTGTGATTAGTTTAATTATGAAAGTATCTCAAGACTACACATCTCTATTAATAATATCTGTCTGGTCCAGGAACATACTACAGAATAGCCAAACACGTAGGTATGCATGCAATTGTACGTTAAAAGCCGTAACAAaacagacaaacaaacaaaaaaagttgagagAAAACGagccgaccctttttttttttttgatgagcCGACCCATTACAAAACAACTTAATAATAAAAGTGAACACAAAAAAAGTACAGAGACTAAAACAGTAgctatggttttgttttggcgTATCTGTGCTGTAATAAATTGGTTCTGGGGATCTTCGTCCTTATCTCCCATGCTATTCACTATCAATACATTTATTGATGCcttcattattattatcttccttttatattttttggccGATCACTTTATTTAATTCGTACCATATTCTATACAGCagtattgatgatttttataaGTCGTAGGTcgacttttgtttttatatgatagTAACACTTATGTCCTTTGGAGATTTGTATTTTAGAATtgctttttgatttgtttatttgtgtACCCTTTTGTCGACAATAACAAACTCGTGTACCCTAGTTTTCATCTTTTTACATACAAgtttttacaacttttttttttcagaatcaGACAATTTTGCACATATTATTTTCACTAAGATTACCTCATCAGTTTCAGCATAATAGGTAGCAGCAATTACAGTAGAATAACTAAAGTTACAGTCTCCGaatccaatttttgtttttcaaccaTTAGACTAAGACACCATGAGTTAGTTGTGTTGggggaaaataataataatagaccATTCATCACGTATAAGGCTTAAACATTTATTTACTGTATCTACCGTTATTATCATTACTATACTACAATACGTTACTAGTATTACCTCAGTTTCAGCATTATATATAGCTAGCAGCAATAATAAAGATCTGAACAAATGTAGTTGGGGTATTGTTATGGTGGTGGCAACatgtctatttttatttttatttatctgttCACCAGGTGATGGCTTATCGGATCAACACTTGATTCGAACATTAAATGTTTTACATGGATCGATGATAATAAACAAGTGAGATGGCTCACATCCATAGACCACCGATCCAATAATCGAGTAATCTATCTCTATCTATTGATCTATGCATATTGCATTTATACATTCACTGCACTGTATTAAcccaatcatatatatttgccCATCTACTCACATTTAATTCCGTCAAAGATCCAACAGTGTTTTACAAAAAACGGTCAAATGTAACACATGATTCTCCTATTCTGCATGAGACGGGACTTTTACAAAATCGAaaattgtgagttttttttctcttaccaGCTACGAGACTAGATTGATCGATAGGTTATAGaatagcttatatatatatatatatacacaaatatgATTCGTCaactgtttgttttattaaagcTTCGAATGATTATATCTTCCGGGTGAGGTGAGATTGGGAATTGAAGGTGAGAACAATGTGATAAAAGAACAAGAGATTAGTTAGAATCGTGAATACAGATGTGACTTAGATGCGATGCGGTTATATCATATCTTTGCTATTCGGTATTTAAGACAACCTTGTATATATCTTTTCTCCTTAGCTTTAAGATTAGGAGCTAAACAAGCTTCATTAGTATCTTTTGGAGTAATTAAACTATTAGTTATTAGAAATACAAcatacaagagaaaaaaaattatgcgcATGATGTTACCGAAAATAGTTCCTGTGTTttatacatatttgttgtaatttATTACATATCATATTATCGAATAAATTAACAGTCGCatattgataaatatttgtaaaaaagaCATAATTAAAAGAGATATTTAGCACacatacattattttaaaatggtttAGTATCGCCCATAAGTATAAACATAGGTGCTCAACTAGCTGCTTTATCTcttaaaaggttaaaaaaagtATCAGTGGGGGAAAAAATGATTAGTTGCTAAACAAGCTGTTTTACTTTcatatattaagaatttaaatACTCTTAAATTAActgtatataaattttaagagtttaaaTTAGGTGCTAAACAAgctgttttattttctctaaaaaaggttaaaaatatCAGTGGGGGATAAAGCCAAAAGATAAGGATGTAGCCCATCAGTTcatgttttacaaaaatcaataccaaaatcaatcatttacttataattaaccttagagaaaaggaaaaaaaaaaagtaattacacAAATGTAGTAACTTTGAAAAAAAGTTACAGCTTTTAGCTGGTCagtcaatttttataaatctataaaaataaaatatcaaagataATCCCAATATCCAAATCTTCCACtataattgaaataaaaaaaaaagacacctttttaaaattcaacttcTCCTCccaccatctctctctctctctgcaaattctcagtttcttcttctttataatcTTCTGTTCTTTTAtcagagaaccaaaaaaatctcagtctctctaacaacaacaacaacaacaacaaatatgaTAAACGGCTGGAGAAGAGCTTTTTGCACTTATATACCCAAAGAAACTACCCAATACAACAACGACGTCGACGATGATGATTCACCGGAGACTCATCGTTTCCGCCACAAATCAACTtctcggtttggttttttttcaaCTCCTTCCACTCCTCGTTCTGATTCATCCAACACAGGAACTTACAGCCTCCGTTGTCGTACTTCAACAGCCACCTCCGTCGCCACCCCTACTCCGTCTCTTCCCGGAACTCCTAAGCTTAAGTGCAAAACCACCACCGGAGAGTTTACAACAACCCCGAGAAACAGAAGCCTCGTCTCTCTTTTcacaccttcttcttcttctcctctctctccggCGAGCTTCTCCCTTCTCAAATCCAAACTCCGATTCAACAAAGTAAGAAcaactttccatttttgtaatttttgatttttgaatctttttgatTTGAGCTAATTTGTTAAAGTTTGGGTTTTGAACAGAGTAGTGGTGGTAGCAGCAGCAACAAATGTGGAATCTGTTTACAGAGTGTGAAATCAGGCCAAGGCACGGCGATTTTCACGGCGGAGTGTTCCCACACGTTTCATTTTTCTTGCGTTACCTCACGCGCCGCCGCGAATCATAACCGGCTTGCTTCTTGCCCGGTTTGCGGATCTGAGATTCTAAATCACGCTAAACCGGAATCTCAAATCAAACCGGAaattaagaacaacaacaacaacaacaacaaatctctCAGAGTTTACAACGACGACGAAGCTTTGATTTCATCTCCGATATCTCCCGCCGGATTCCATACCATACTCGAATCCGACGAAAACGAAGACGGTGAGTTCAGCGGATTCTCCGTTAGTACTCCGTCACCTTTAACGGCGAAACTGTTGACGGATCGTAACGTCGACGTTAAGCTCTCACCGGAATCTGCCGTCGTTGCGTCGGGTAAAGGCTACGAGACTTGCTCTGTGGTCATGAAGGTGAAATCGCCGCCGTTTCCGACGGCGCGTGGATCTGCGCGTAGAGCGCCGGTCGATTTGGTAATCGTTTTAGACGTGAGCGGGAGAAATTCCGGTGAGAAATTGGAGACGATGAAGCGGACGATGAGGATTGTGATTTCGAGTCTGAGGGATACGGATCGTTTGTCGATCGTCGCGTTTTCGTCTAGCTCGAAACGGTTATCGCCGCTACGGAGGATGACGGCGAATGGGAGGAGATCGGCGCGGAGGATCGTGGATATCGTTACCGTTCCAGGCTCCGTCGCCGGAAAAGGGATGAGTGTGAACGACGCGTTGAAGAAAGCGGTTAAGGTGTTGGACGATCGCCGGGTGCAAAACCCTTTCACCACCGTCTTCGTTTTAACGGACCGTCAAGCTCATCAAGCGGCCCAATTAGCCCATTCTAAAATTCCCGTGCACACCATATGGTTTAACCGCGCGTTTCCCGAGGACGCGTTTGCAAGGAGCATCAACGGTTACTTGAGTTTGTCGGTTCAAGATCTCGGGTTAGAGCTCGGGTTAGTTTCCGGGTCGGGTCAAGGAGAGATAACTTCTGTTTACTCTCTTACGGGTCGACCCGCTTGGCTTGGAACCGGTTTAATACGGTTAGGTGATATGTACGCGGAGGAAGAAAGAGCGTTGCTGGTTGAAATCAAATCACCGGTTAACAGTTCCTTAACCGGTAGTAGATCTCACAAAATCATGACCGTTCGATCTCGTTACGTGGACACAACAACTCAGGAAACAAGAAACCCCGAAGATCGCGCGCTTTTAATACCCACTCCATTAACCGTACGATCATCAACGAATCCTAACATCTCACGGCTCAGAAACCTCCACGTAAGCACTCGAGCCGTGGCGGAGTCTCGTCGGCTGATAGAGCGTAACCATTACTCGGGAGCTCAGAGACTGCTGACCTCAGCTAGAGCTTTGCTTGTGCAGCACGGTTTGAGCACGAGCGATGTGTGCATACGTGGCTTGGACGCTGAGCTAGCGGATCTTAACGGTCTGAGAGGAAGACACGTGGCGGAATCGGAGAGTTTTGAGTCGCTTACTCCGACGTCGGCTTGGAAAGCGGCGGAGAGGTTAGCTAAAGTGGCGATGGTGAGGAAACATATGAACAGAGTCAGTGACTTGCATGGGTTCGAAAACGCTAGATTctagttttttaaatatttattataaatatatttactgtCATTTAGGTTAAGAACTTTGTGTAATGATCTGATACAAACAAATAGTGTGGTGCATAAATGAAGTTATATTTGGACAAATGATAAGTTTGGAATAGATATTTTATACAATTGAGTCTATTATGTGATACATTTCTCACCTTAAAGTtgattatacaaatttttaggGACGTTGCATTAGGTAGTAAGTAGGTTTTTACCTAATCAGTTAAATAAAATCACATAcaatataatacaataaatttaTCTCTCAATCAATTTTCAAGATAGTCTATCATCATATCCAATTTTGTAATAGTAATAGAAGCAATGGATGTATAGTTTTTTATTAGCAACAACACAACACATGATAGAAGTCTATCCGCAATACAGTGTGATGATGACTACAAAACATTTGtgctttttgaattttgatactAGAAATTTTAAGAAGATGAATACAAGATCAACATGATTCTAATGTAGAAGTACTTCATTATATTCCctctatttcaaaatatagggtgttttaaagaagtttttttgttttataatatatgatgttataatattttatattatgcagtattgtttttgattggttgaacttattaaaagtaaaaacttcttaatctgcgtgctttagttaaaacatcttatattttgaaacggagggagtattaatcTAATACAACCTTTTGAAAAAGACGACGTGTAATAAATGATTAAACATCAATGTGTAATAAATAGGTGATTTCCTTTGAATGAAATACGAGTAGAGCTCTTCCTTTCCTGTTTGTTGTAATCTTGTAGGCATTTAAAATGCTTTGTAACATTCATTAATTATGAACATGAtattatatcttctttttcacttaattacttttttttataagaacttttatattgttttgctttaataattatgtaaagtGAAACTTTTTAGCCAGAGCATATATTCTATGTGTACTTCTTCATCATGGGTAGTAcattataaatactaaaatgtAGTCAAAAATCGAGATGTAGCCTTTTCGCGGCTACACATTAATTATATTCGTTGTATCTAAACTCGATGgtcaacaaattattttataagCAATACAATAAACTAGAAATAACACAATTCCATAGAGAAaccttattaatatatatgattgcaGTGCTAATTATTAGATTTGAGGATATCATTTTAACGGCGGAATGTGTCTCTTTTTTGTTTGCCTGTTTGTCTCTTTATAGGCTTTTTAAATGATAATTCATATAGTAGTACTATGATTGTTAATGTCACCTCTCGTATGAGTGTCGCTTTGCGTTACGCACAAGATGCATCATCATATTTTCGCAATTCTATATAGCAATTAATCGCTATAGATACTTGTTTAGAAAATTCAGTAGGTAGATCGATGTATC is a genomic window containing:
- the LOC104751906 gene encoding uncharacterized protein LOC104751906 isoform X1, encoding MINGWRRAFCTYIPKETTQYNNDVDDDDSPETHRFRHKSTSRFGFFSTPSTPRSDSSNTGTYSLRCRTSTATSVATPTPSLPGTPKLKCKTTTGEFTTTPRNRSLVSLFTPSSSSPLSPASFSLLKSKLRFNKSSGGSSSNKCGICLQSVKSGQGTAIFTAECSHTFHFSCVTSRAAANHNRLASCPVCGSEILNHAKPESQIKPEIKNNNNNNNKSLRVYNDDEALISSPISPAGFHTILESDENEDGEFSGFSVSTPSPLTAKLLTDRNVDVKLSPESAVVASGKGYETCSVVMKVKSPPFPTARGSARRAPVDLVIVLDVSGRNSGEKLETMKRTMRIVISSLRDTDRLSIVAFSSSSKRLSPLRRMTANGRRSARRIVDIVTVPGSVAGKGMSVNDALKKAVKVLDDRRVQNPFTTVFVLTDRQAHQAAQLAHSKIPVHTIWFNRAFPEDAFARSINGYLSLSVQDLGLELGLVSGSGQGEITSVYSLTGRPAWLGTGLIRLGDMYAEEERALLVEIKSPVNSSLTGSRSHKIMTVRSRYVDTTTQETRNPEDRALLIPTPLTVRSSTNPNISRLRNLHVSTRAVAESRRLIERNHYSGAQRLLTSARALLVQHGLSTSDVCIRGLDAELADLNGLRGRHVAESESFESLTPTSAWKAAERLAKVAMVRKHMNRVSDLHGFENARF
- the LOC104751906 gene encoding uncharacterized protein LOC104751906 isoform X2 yields the protein MMIHRRLIVSATNQLLGLVFFQLLPLLVLIHPTQELTASVVVLQQPPPSPPLLRLFPELLSLSAKPPPESLQQPRETEASSLFSHLLLLLLSLRRASPFSNPNSDSTNGGSSSNKCGICLQSVKSGQGTAIFTAECSHTFHFSCVTSRAAANHNRLASCPVCGSEILNHAKPESQIKPEIKNNNNNNNKSLRVYNDDEALISSPISPAGFHTILESDENEDGEFSGFSVSTPSPLTAKLLTDRNVDVKLSPESAVVASGKGYETCSVVMKVKSPPFPTARGSARRAPVDLVIVLDVSGRNSGEKLETMKRTMRIVISSLRDTDRLSIVAFSSSSKRLSPLRRMTANGRRSARRIVDIVTVPGSVAGKGMSVNDALKKAVKVLDDRRVQNPFTTVFVLTDRQAHQAAQLAHSKIPVHTIWFNRAFPEDAFARSINGYLSLSVQDLGLELGLVSGSGQGEITSVYSLTGRPAWLGTGLIRLGDMYAEEERALLVEIKSPVNSSLTGSRSHKIMTVRSRYVDTTTQETRNPEDRALLIPTPLTVRSSTNPNISRLRNLHVSTRAVAESRRLIERNHYSGAQRLLTSARALLVQHGLSTSDVCIRGLDAELADLNGLRGRHVAESESFESLTPTSAWKAAERLAKVAMVRKHMNRVSDLHGFENARF